A DNA window from Loxodonta africana isolate mLoxAfr1 chromosome 7, mLoxAfr1.hap2, whole genome shotgun sequence contains the following coding sequences:
- the LOC100674557 gene encoding folate receptor gamma-like has protein sequence MAMAWQMTQLLLLLDLVASAWGARPRNSLERTDLLNVCMDAKHHKTKPGPEDKLHDQCSPWRKNACCSVNTSQELHKDTSRLYNFNWDHCGKMEPECKRHFIQDTCLYECSPNLGPWIQEVNQSWRKERFLDVPLCKEDCQNWWEACRTSYTCKNNWHKGWDWTSGVNTCPVGTTCHTFEFYFPTPADLCERLWSHSYKVSNYSRGSGRCIQMWFDSAHGNPNEEVAKFYAEAMSRAGPYATGPLLLSLNLMLLWLIG, from the exons atggccatgGCCTGGCAGATGACacagctgctgctgcttctggaTTTGGTGGCCTCTGCATGGGGTGCCCGCCCCAGGAATTCCCTGGAAAGAACAGATCTGCTCAACGTCTGCATGGATGCCAAGCACCACAAGACAAAGCCGGGTCCTGAGGATAAGCTGCATGACCAG tgcagtccctggaggaagaaCGCCTGCTGCTCAGTGAACACCAGCCAGGAGCTGCACAAGGACACCTCCCGCCTGTATAACTTTAACTGGGACCACTGCGGCAAGATGGAGCCTGAATGCAAGCGCCACTTCATCCAGGACACCTGTCTCTATGAGTGCTCCCCCAACCTGGGGCCCTGGATCCAAGAG GTGAACCAGAGCTGGCGCAAAGAGCGTTTCCTGGACGTGCCCCTGTGTAAAGAGGACTGTCAGAACTGGTGGGAGGCCTGTCGCACCTCCTACACGTGCAAGAACAACTGGCACAAGGGTTGGGATTGGACCTCAG GGGTTAACACGTGTCCAGTCGGGACCACCTGCCACACATTTGAGTTCTACTTCCCCACACCTGCTGACCTCTGTGAGCGCCTCTGGAGTCACTCCTACAAGGTCAGCAACTATAGTCGAGGGAGCGGCCGCTGCATCCAGATGTGGTTTGACTCGGCCCACGGCAACCCCAACGAAGAGGTGGCAAAGTTCTATGCTGAGGCCATGAGTAGGGCTGGGCCCTATGCGACTGGGCCCCTCTTGCTCAGCCTGAACCTGATGCTGCTATGGCTCATTGGCTGA